A single genomic interval of Mycolicibacterium alvei harbors:
- a CDS encoding helix-turn-helix domain-containing protein — protein sequence MTTMSSPLARSIDDAGRRRAGQAVAERRQRLGLSQRDLNDDKTISQSVLVAFERGRSWPRQSTRTKLEVRLQWPLGTIDRIRTGLINDNDHRRADSCGEAAHQITLTVEAAQIALDNITTRIGELPPPTRAGFTAAAAPLLEDLRKLRETSARAAHHRATSVEAVLVLSDVRRAYHDLMLLCAHAPGPTLGQRLYAFRHRTKLTVDETAYAAGVSVDSVNAAEAEQPISDTAVGALELVLQSHAAHC from the coding sequence ATGACCACGATGTCCAGCCCACTCGCCCGCTCCATCGACGACGCTGGGCGTCGACGCGCCGGCCAGGCCGTCGCTGAGCGCCGCCAGCGACTCGGGCTGTCCCAACGTGATCTCAACGACGACAAGACGATCAGCCAGAGTGTCCTGGTTGCCTTCGAACGGGGACGGTCCTGGCCACGGCAAAGCACCCGCACAAAACTCGAAGTGCGACTCCAGTGGCCGTTGGGCACCATAGATCGCATCCGCACTGGTCTAATCAACGACAATGACCACCGTCGCGCGGACTCGTGCGGCGAGGCCGCACACCAGATCACCCTCACCGTGGAGGCAGCCCAGATTGCGCTGGACAACATCACCACCCGCATCGGGGAACTACCGCCACCGACCAGGGCCGGGTTCACCGCCGCGGCCGCGCCACTACTAGAGGATTTGCGCAAGTTGCGTGAGACCAGTGCCCGCGCCGCCCATCACCGCGCGACCAGCGTCGAAGCTGTACTCGTCCTCAGCGACGTCCGTCGTGCCTACCACGACCTGATGCTGCTGTGCGCCCACGCGCCCGGGCCCACCCTCGGGCAGCGTCTCTATGCCTTCCGTCACCGCACCAAACTCACCGTCGACGAAACCGCTTACGCCGCTGGCGTGTCCGTCGACAGCGTGAACGCCGCCGAAGCCGAACAGCCCATTTCCGACACCGCCGTCGGCGCCCTCGAACTTGTCCTGCAGTCACACGCTGCCCACTGCTGA
- a CDS encoding sensor domain-containing protein encodes MIRTTTAATLLAGVAATVLATAAPAAAAPAAPIPTFNYGTKSGEVLLTAEQIGEITDAPEMSVVGRSDDLIDAKSSISPKECLSAFEPARAESFSDADPKSVTIEQLADGKPGKAPHVVIQAVIGFSDKSELGDHMRATARSWKSCGGQTVTTTSKSGDEVEWQLSDPSTKQDDTILVISQRSGKANCERAIAGYGATFIDVMSCSFEGGRATGQAEDIAAQISANLADQK; translated from the coding sequence ATGATCCGCACCACGACCGCCGCCACCCTGCTCGCCGGCGTTGCCGCCACCGTGCTTGCCACTGCCGCGCCGGCAGCCGCCGCGCCGGCAGCCCCGATCCCCACCTTCAACTACGGCACCAAGTCCGGGGAGGTCCTGCTCACCGCAGAACAGATCGGCGAGATCACCGATGCACCTGAGATGAGCGTGGTGGGCCGCAGCGACGACCTGATCGATGCGAAGAGCTCGATCAGCCCCAAGGAGTGCCTGAGCGCGTTCGAACCCGCCCGCGCGGAGTCCTTCTCTGATGCCGATCCCAAGTCGGTCACCATCGAGCAGCTCGCCGACGGCAAGCCGGGCAAGGCCCCCCATGTCGTGATCCAGGCCGTGATCGGGTTCAGCGACAAGAGCGAGCTCGGTGACCACATGCGTGCCACCGCGCGGAGCTGGAAATCGTGTGGCGGACAAACGGTCACCACGACCTCCAAGTCCGGCGATGAGGTCGAGTGGCAGCTCAGCGACCCGTCGACCAAGCAGGACGACACCATCCTGGTCATCTCGCAGCGCTCGGGGAAGGCCAACTGCGAGCGTGCCATTGCCGGCTACGGCGCCACGTTCATCGACGTCATGTCGTGCAGCTTCGAAGGCGGGCGCGCGACCGGTCAGGCCGAGGACATCGCTGCTCAGATCAGCGCCAACCTCGCCGACCAGAAGTGA
- a CDS encoding sensor domain-containing protein, with amino-acid sequence MDTRFQAGAGHGEEATVQVQQMPRPQAAQAGYSAYQHPSAGTLPHSAPAPHPPHPGVAPWQQPTAGAWSAPAPGNGYPQAPGQPPGGRGSAKWWGVAIGVLVLIVAVLVGWMAIPFGKDKEPSSQDQTPAQTAEDPAAEPVKVTALTGLLLSPTEAASAIGVPTMGPSKDTGLRVLERMGAGSAIDQECMIMWPGSLAGYEGSGYTAVRRQYLTSPENGTKLGQTVVSFNDAAAAENYIAAAKPKLNKCANRNVNYRPIDEPNAPNRYWSVGAVNESNGVLSVSQVQEGADGWVCQRALASRNNIVIDFFVCGDNLAPSVVTPVADKIGEKVQAEE; translated from the coding sequence ATGGACACACGATTCCAGGCCGGCGCCGGCCACGGCGAAGAGGCCACCGTCCAGGTTCAACAGATGCCACGCCCTCAGGCCGCTCAGGCCGGATACTCCGCCTACCAGCACCCCTCGGCTGGCACACTGCCGCATTCGGCACCCGCTCCCCACCCTCCCCACCCGGGTGTCGCGCCCTGGCAACAGCCCACTGCGGGCGCCTGGAGCGCACCTGCACCTGGCAACGGATACCCGCAAGCTCCGGGTCAGCCGCCCGGGGGCCGCGGATCGGCCAAATGGTGGGGCGTGGCCATCGGGGTCCTGGTCCTGATCGTGGCAGTCCTGGTGGGCTGGATGGCGATCCCGTTCGGCAAGGACAAAGAGCCCAGCTCCCAGGATCAGACGCCGGCCCAGACTGCCGAGGATCCCGCGGCCGAGCCGGTGAAGGTGACCGCGTTGACCGGGTTGCTCTTGAGCCCGACCGAGGCCGCCTCGGCTATCGGTGTGCCGACCATGGGCCCCAGCAAGGACACCGGCTTGCGTGTGCTTGAACGGATGGGAGCGGGCTCGGCGATCGACCAGGAGTGCATGATCATGTGGCCCGGGTCGTTGGCAGGCTACGAGGGCAGCGGATACACCGCTGTCAGGCGCCAGTACCTGACGAGCCCGGAAAACGGCACCAAACTGGGCCAGACCGTGGTGTCATTCAACGACGCGGCCGCCGCTGAAAACTACATTGCTGCAGCCAAACCCAAGCTGAACAAGTGCGCCAACCGCAATGTCAACTACCGTCCCATCGACGAGCCGAACGCGCCGAACAGGTATTGGTCGGTCGGCGCAGTCAACGAATCCAACGGGGTCTTGAGCGTGTCCCAGGTCCAAGAAGGCGCCGACGGCTGGGTATGCCAGCGAGCGTTGGCGTCACGCAACAACATCGTGATCGACTTCTTCGTATGCGGTGACAACTTGGCGCCGTCGGTAGTGACCCCGGTCGCCGACAAGATCGGGGAAAAGGTACAGGCCGAGGAGTGA
- a CDS encoding sensor domain-containing protein, with protein MTGRGGYDHSEDSEQTLQYGQVYQQHPNWTAPPSPGAPQALSQQQTPRWQATATPWPPASSPAAPPAPRRGGRGAWLGAGAAIILAVAAVAMVVIQMRGDDQSNPAAPAAAPNSTPAGADQQSTSAPAPAAAAVSSQDLPALLPNATELSDMLLLGTLSLVNDAALPYGDTSDQEDCGGVAAPGLHQGYDGSGYTAMRVQDLYDGTPDTFSVSVSQAVATFPDDQKAQEFVRTESGRWAQCKYKAVTLRYPGVADKVWQIRNPSFTNGVLTVSMSGFPGGGCQHTLTSARNVAIDVRICTDRGSAQAPQLAAKIAERVPAA; from the coding sequence ATGACCGGCCGCGGTGGATATGACCACTCCGAGGATTCCGAGCAGACCCTCCAGTACGGGCAGGTGTACCAGCAACACCCGAATTGGACGGCCCCGCCGTCGCCAGGGGCACCTCAGGCCCTATCCCAGCAGCAGACGCCGCGGTGGCAGGCGACGGCTACACCGTGGCCGCCGGCCTCCTCTCCTGCGGCGCCGCCGGCGCCCAGGCGCGGTGGTCGTGGCGCCTGGCTGGGAGCCGGCGCCGCCATCATCCTGGCTGTCGCCGCGGTGGCCATGGTGGTCATCCAGATGCGCGGCGACGACCAGTCAAACCCTGCAGCGCCCGCGGCGGCACCAAACTCGACTCCGGCCGGCGCCGACCAGCAGTCCACATCGGCCCCCGCGCCTGCTGCTGCGGCGGTCAGCTCGCAGGATCTACCCGCATTGCTGCCCAACGCGACCGAGCTGTCCGACATGCTCCTGCTGGGCACGCTGTCACTGGTCAACGACGCCGCTCTGCCCTATGGCGATACCAGCGACCAGGAAGATTGCGGCGGCGTCGCGGCGCCGGGACTGCACCAGGGATACGACGGGTCGGGCTACACGGCAATGCGGGTTCAAGACCTCTACGACGGAACACCGGACACCTTCTCCGTTTCGGTCAGCCAGGCCGTGGCGACCTTTCCCGATGACCAGAAGGCCCAGGAGTTCGTGCGCACGGAATCGGGCCGCTGGGCTCAGTGCAAGTACAAGGCGGTCACCTTGCGCTACCCGGGGGTTGCCGACAAGGTGTGGCAAATTCGCAATCCCAGTTTCACCAACGGCGTCCTCACCGTTTCGATGAGCGGTTTTCCTGGCGGTGGCTGCCAGCACACACTGACCTCTGCGCGCAACGTGGCCATCGACGTGCGGATCTGCACCGACAGAGGCAGCGCGCAGGCTCCACAATTGGCTGCCAAAATCGCCGAGCGGGTCCCTGCGGCCTAG
- a CDS encoding sensor domain-containing protein, with product MSKHDGDNQPEDMTVDWPARQREQTPPTASPDEERTTVLRNTPPPPAGGYSSPTPPPPPPSTGYAPPTAPAGGYGSPASGYTPLPPAPGTPTVAAPAAPWQSPPPPATPGQGWPPAGPGGGYPPAPPTGGYPGAPEPSGPRRGGIPKLGIALGAVAAIAILAIGTVAFLRINDGESTPSDTTTTAAAATTTPAGEQSPTSSQTTSPTDTPAPTGGAGAGGLVDPANLSKLLLTADVVSTRMSSPGMTPGDLSTKPVSGVSVDPPGCTGVFTPAHTMVYGGEAGFAAQAVFDPNKGPHTVIQAVASFETAELARQFFDRQADDWAKCKFTTLTISSPESSDTNTVKTSAVNNDESDPDAPMLQTLMIQDAPKKMCGRNMTVRANVVIDVRACSDNPGSAAFTMVRDIGEKITGKR from the coding sequence ATGAGCAAGCACGACGGCGACAACCAGCCAGAGGATATGACGGTCGATTGGCCAGCCCGCCAACGTGAGCAGACCCCGCCGACGGCCAGCCCAGACGAAGAACGCACCACCGTGCTGCGCAATACCCCACCCCCGCCCGCCGGCGGCTACTCATCACCCACCCCGCCTCCTCCCCCACCCTCGACCGGCTATGCGCCGCCCACTGCCCCGGCCGGCGGATACGGGAGCCCGGCAAGTGGCTACACGCCCCTGCCCCCCGCACCAGGGACTCCGACCGTGGCCGCTCCGGCGGCACCCTGGCAAAGCCCGCCCCCGCCCGCTACACCGGGGCAAGGGTGGCCCCCGGCTGGCCCCGGTGGCGGGTACCCACCGGCGCCCCCGACTGGCGGGTACCCAGGTGCTCCGGAGCCCTCCGGTCCGCGACGTGGCGGCATCCCCAAGCTCGGGATCGCGTTGGGCGCTGTCGCAGCGATCGCCATCCTGGCAATCGGCACGGTTGCGTTCCTGCGGATCAACGACGGCGAGTCCACGCCCAGTGACACCACGACGACGGCAGCCGCGGCCACCACCACCCCGGCAGGTGAGCAGTCGCCCACCTCGTCGCAGACCACCTCACCCACCGACACTCCTGCCCCCACCGGTGGCGCAGGCGCCGGCGGGTTGGTCGATCCGGCGAACCTGTCCAAGCTCTTGCTCACCGCTGACGTGGTCAGTACCCGAATGAGCAGCCCCGGAATGACGCCGGGCGATCTGTCGACCAAGCCCGTTTCCGGCGTGAGTGTGGATCCGCCGGGATGCACCGGCGTGTTCACCCCTGCCCATACCATGGTCTACGGCGGCGAGGCAGGGTTCGCCGCGCAAGCAGTTTTCGATCCCAACAAGGGGCCGCACACGGTGATTCAGGCGGTCGCGTCGTTCGAAACTGCCGAGCTGGCCAGGCAGTTCTTTGACCGCCAGGCCGACGATTGGGCCAAATGCAAATTCACGACGCTCACCATTTCAAGTCCGGAGAGCTCGGACACCAACACCGTCAAGACCAGCGCGGTCAACAACGACGAATCTGATCCTGATGCACCGATGCTGCAGACGTTGATGATTCAGGACGCACCCAAGAAGATGTGCGGGCGCAACATGACGGTTCGGGCCAATGTGGTGATCGATGTTCGAGCGTGCTCGGACAACCCCGGCAGCGCGGCGTTCACCATGGTGCGTGACATCGGAGAAAAGATCACCGGCAAGCGCTAA
- a CDS encoding sensor domain-containing protein yields the protein MAVAVLVAAAAVLVYNQFSGSSTSTPSTAEPSEGAPAEPTPSSTTAAPSPEEQTVNPSTIKNLLLSTDKLNHMLYTQGLAVAEEGNNAGDDAQPANCVGVYGPLEKGSYEGSGYSASIVQVIEHADGQPRERKAVMQGVAAFPGSAGAKQFFDAETARWNQCAHSDVSVGTTAGQTLVMRVFGVESAKGMTTIEWVRMGGTGWGCGRGLQVQRNVVIDVRVCDYAGSPLRIDELVDAIAKRVTSK from the coding sequence GTGGCAGTCGCAGTCCTGGTGGCGGCCGCCGCGGTCCTGGTCTACAACCAGTTCAGCGGTTCGTCGACGAGCACCCCATCGACCGCTGAGCCCTCCGAGGGCGCACCAGCAGAGCCGACCCCCAGCTCCACCACCGCGGCCCCAAGCCCCGAGGAGCAGACCGTGAATCCCTCCACGATCAAGAATCTGCTGCTGAGCACCGACAAGCTCAACCACATGCTCTACACCCAGGGGCTGGCCGTTGCCGAGGAAGGTAATAACGCCGGCGATGACGCACAGCCGGCGAACTGCGTCGGCGTGTATGGGCCACTGGAAAAAGGGTCCTACGAGGGATCGGGCTACTCCGCCAGCATCGTTCAGGTCATTGAGCATGCCGATGGGCAGCCGCGTGAGCGCAAGGCCGTAATGCAAGGCGTGGCGGCATTTCCCGGAAGCGCCGGGGCCAAGCAGTTCTTCGACGCTGAGACAGCGCGATGGAATCAGTGTGCCCACTCGGACGTCTCCGTCGGCACAACCGCGGGCCAGACGTTGGTCATGCGGGTGTTCGGAGTGGAATCCGCCAAAGGCATGACCACGATCGAGTGGGTGCGCATGGGTGGGACCGGCTGGGGCTGTGGCCGCGGCTTACAGGTGCAGCGCAACGTGGTCATCGACGTACGGGTGTGCGACTACGCCGGATCTCCGCTGCGCATAGACGAACTCGTCGACGCGATCGCCAAGCGCGTGACTTCGAAGTAG
- a CDS encoding serine/threonine-protein kinase — MALNVGEVVAGYTIESVLGAGGMGTVYRARHRTLPRSDALKVLSAELSQDEQFRTRFLREADLAASLDHPNIVGVYDRGKTDDGQLWIAMQYVAGTDADKELRDKKMTPARAVHIITEVAKALDFAHRRNILHRDVKPANFLLAENDERIFLADFGIARAVDEAVGLTQTGMVMASVAYAAPETLSGEGVDHRADIYALGCSLFRLLTGKTPFSSASGGMAAVAAGHLSKPPPRVTDEAPHLPAALDTVVAIAMAKDPSARFRTASELAAAAAAALNGEATTPVQRPRASGTQQWSTSSQPPGPSHAAPPYPPGPPTGSAALTYPTNFDSGPHARTAVAGQYPGPPAAGQHARVAPGPPAPPARSAPPTKGRSNKKRWSIIGAAAAVILLVAASTTYFLTGSGQPDYQPQTFDHSHGSTELKAAPSAVAALGAGDADAVLALGLTPVAITAPNGKVPSWLEDKLGNATVVSFVDTAAIAAAKPDVIIATSDIDDATYQRLSTIAPTIARPSQSGEWNWQTQLKWVGRILGREGAAEEKIKSVSDQQTDLKNQNPAFNGKSIEAVTVSDGGVAEMLTPSNAADYLEGLGFRYNDDLRRKPTDTGATRPMPETSAVFRIKTDVLLVIRSDAAAGGGGFGGLPNEFKSYLGTMVIVDNPDTVAALAEPGGVLATDFLNGNLVPDLARQIK, encoded by the coding sequence ATGGCTCTCAACGTCGGCGAGGTGGTCGCCGGCTACACCATCGAAAGTGTCCTCGGGGCCGGTGGCATGGGCACGGTGTACCGGGCCAGGCACCGCACCCTTCCGCGCAGCGACGCTCTCAAGGTGCTCAGCGCTGAACTGTCCCAAGACGAACAGTTCCGTACCCGATTCCTCCGGGAAGCCGACCTGGCTGCCTCCCTCGACCATCCCAACATCGTGGGGGTCTACGACAGGGGCAAGACCGACGATGGTCAACTGTGGATCGCGATGCAGTACGTCGCCGGCACCGATGCGGACAAGGAACTGCGCGACAAGAAGATGACCCCGGCCCGGGCGGTGCACATCATCACCGAGGTGGCCAAGGCCCTCGATTTCGCGCACCGCCGCAACATCTTGCACCGCGACGTTAAGCCCGCCAACTTCCTGCTCGCCGAGAACGACGAACGAATTTTCCTGGCTGACTTCGGCATTGCTCGTGCCGTCGACGAAGCGGTCGGGTTGACGCAAACCGGGATGGTGATGGCCTCGGTGGCCTACGCCGCCCCCGAAACGCTCAGCGGCGAAGGCGTGGACCATCGCGCCGACATCTATGCGCTGGGATGCTCATTGTTTCGGCTGCTGACCGGAAAGACACCGTTTTCCAGTGCTTCTGGAGGCATGGCCGCCGTCGCTGCCGGTCACCTGTCAAAGCCCCCGCCCCGAGTCACCGACGAAGCACCGCACCTTCCGGCGGCACTCGACACCGTGGTGGCGATCGCCATGGCCAAAGACCCCTCGGCCCGTTTCCGGACCGCGAGCGAACTGGCCGCGGCGGCCGCCGCAGCTCTCAACGGTGAGGCCACCACCCCCGTACAACGACCGCGGGCAAGCGGCACCCAGCAGTGGTCGACCTCATCGCAGCCGCCGGGCCCCTCGCACGCGGCCCCGCCCTACCCTCCGGGGCCACCCACAGGGTCTGCCGCCTTGACCTACCCGACCAATTTCGACAGCGGCCCCCATGCCCGCACTGCCGTTGCTGGCCAGTACCCGGGACCGCCCGCAGCAGGACAGCACGCACGGGTGGCCCCCGGGCCGCCCGCCCCACCCGCCCGGTCAGCACCGCCAACCAAAGGTCGGAGCAACAAGAAGCGGTGGAGCATCATTGGTGCTGCGGCCGCGGTCATTCTGCTGGTCGCTGCGTCCACGACCTACTTTCTGACCGGCAGTGGGCAACCGGACTACCAACCGCAAACGTTTGACCATTCCCACGGATCCACCGAGCTCAAAGCGGCACCGAGCGCGGTGGCAGCCCTGGGAGCCGGCGACGCCGATGCCGTGTTGGCACTGGGCCTCACACCGGTGGCGATCACCGCGCCCAACGGCAAGGTGCCCAGCTGGCTGGAGGACAAGCTCGGCAACGCGACCGTGGTCAGCTTCGTCGACACCGCAGCGATCGCCGCCGCCAAGCCCGACGTCATCATCGCCACCAGCGATATCGATGACGCCACCTATCAACGGCTCTCGACCATTGCCCCCACCATCGCCCGCCCCAGCCAGAGCGGAGAATGGAACTGGCAAACCCAACTAAAGTGGGTGGGACGAATCCTGGGCCGAGAAGGCGCGGCTGAGGAGAAAATCAAGTCGGTGAGCGATCAGCAGACCGACTTGAAGAACCAGAACCCAGCATTTAATGGGAAATCAATTGAAGCAGTGACCGTCTCGGACGGCGGTGTCGCCGAGATGCTCACTCCCTCAAACGCCGCTGACTACCTCGAAGGCCTTGGCTTCCGCTACAACGACGACCTGCGCCGCAAGCCGACCGATACCGGCGCTACTCGGCCAATGCCTGAGACCAGCGCGGTATTCAGGATCAAAACCGATGTACTACTCGTGATTCGCAGCGACGCCGCCGCAGGTGGTGGTGGGTTCGGTGGTTTGCCCAACGAATTCAAGTCCTACCTCGGAACAATGGTGATCGTTGACAATCCAGACACCGTCGCCGCGTTGGCTGAACCAGGGGGAGTTTTGGCTACTGATTTCTTGAACGGGAACCTGGTTCCAGACCTCGCCCGGCAGATCAAATAG